GGGTGAGTGCAGAGAATTTCAGATGGGAGAGGAGAGGCAGGTCGTCAGAAGGTCATCTTGAGGGCGAACTGCATTGATCGGGGACCACCCTGCTGATACTGCGACGCTACGGTTCCAAGACTTGCGTTCAGCATCTGAGTCGCCTGACCGAAAGTCGCATCGGTATATGTCGGATCTACGTACCCGAAGCTTGGATGGTTGAGAAGGTTGAAGCTTTCGGCGCGAAAGTGGAGAACCAGCAGGTCATGCAGAGGAAAGTCTCGCCGGAACGCGAGGTTGACTTGGGTGCTCCCAAAGCCGCGGACGAAGTTGCGTGGAGCGTCTCCCGCCGCTCCCGTTGCTGGCAGGCTGAACGCCGCCTTGTTGATCGTGCGGCCTCCCGGATATTGCGATCCGTAAAGGTAGACCGGCTCACCCCGCACGAGATTGAGGGCTCCAGAGTATTCGTTTCCGTTTGCCGTATTGGTGGTTAGCGCTCCGCCAAGCGTTACAGGAAATGACGAGCGCGTACTGAGGCGACCATCCACTCCCCAATTTTTCAGGAACAGTGAAAGAACTCTCGAATCGAAGTTGCCAGGAAGCTCCCAGCTAAGACCTGCCTGCAGATTGTTGCGTACGTCGAAGTCGGAGTTTCCTCGCTGCAGCGGCAGCGCGTTGGCATTCGACCCAAAGTCGAGTGAATGTGACCAGGTATAAGAAGCGAGTGCCTGAAGTCCCTTCGCTACTGACCGCTGAAACTTTACCTGCAAAGACTGATAGTTCGACGTCACGCCTGATGCGAGGTACTGCACCTGGTCGAAGTTCGGGTTTAGCACGGATAAAGATTTCTGTTGCAGCCCGATTAGTCGTCGTCCTTCAGCCGCCACATAGGAAAGCGTTAGGGACTGATTTCTCCCAAGTGCCTGCTGCATACTGACGTTCCACTGTAATGTATACGGCAGCTGCAGATGGGATGGAAACGCGGTGATCGTCCCGCTGGTATACGGTGCTGTCACGGAGACTGGTACCACGAGCTGGCCGGGGGTAAACGGAATCTCGGCCCCACTCTGCAGCGCGAATGACTGAAACCCAAGCCCGCTGTATCCGAGCGACGCCACTTCATTTGCAGAGTCGAAGAACACGCCCCCGCCCGTGCGGAACACCATTTCATTGCCAGGCTGGTCGTGCACCGTCCACGCCAAGCCCAACCGGGGAGCGAAATTGTACCAGGCCGTCTTCCAAAGGGAAGTACCTTGACGCGCAAGAGTGAGAGTCGCAGGGTTATTGATATCTCCCAGCAGCGTATAAGCATCCCGACCGTGTTCCTCTGTTGGTGGCGGATTTAGCTCCCAGCGAATGCCAAACGAGAGGTGAAGTCTCTGGTGGACGCTCCATTCGTCCTGCGCGAAGATGGCAGCTTGATTGAACAGTGGCGTAGCGGGAACGAAGTTGAAGACGTAGGGTAGGCTGGGCATGCCGCTGATCACCTCCTGCGCACTGAGGAAGATTGCATACGGTTCCACTGTCGGCGGAGTGATCGGCGACTTGATGTGGCGGTAGTCCACCCCAAACTTCAGTGCGTGAACACCCTTCAGCAGACTCACCGTATCGATGACATTCCACTGCCGGCTTGCGTTGCGCCCGTCGTAAGTCGTCAACAACGGCGATCCGATGTCCGAAACCGACATGACAATCACTGGCTCTGCCCGCTGATAGGAACCAGCTCCCATCGCAGCTCCAAGATCGATCGGAGTGGCGCCCCCAAAGTTGTCCAGCGCACCTATCTGCGCAGAGTCCGAACGCGCATATCCAAGACGAAACTCATCCGTAGTCTGATCGGACAACTGGACCGTTGCCCCGAGAGTGTAGCTTTGTGCGTTGCTACTGGTGGTTGTCCGGGCGAAGTACGGCCTGGCTACCGTAGAGCTCGGCGTGTCTCCAACCCGAAAGAAGAGAGCGATTTTGGGTCGAAGCGTGTGATCGATCCGTACGCTGGTCGAGTCAATCTTGCTGGGTAGCGAGAAGGGTGAGATGAACTGCGCAAGGTTCGGGCTCGCGGCGGTACCGTAGTCGATTCCGTTCGGCAGCGGAAAAGCATTCAAGATGGGACGCATGGCGTCAACCGCCTGCTGCCGCATGAAGTCGTCCGGAACGTATTGGATTGTTGCAGCCGTAGGCTGCGTCAGACGTAGGCCTTCATACGAAGCGAAGAAGAAGGTCTGGTTTCGTCCGTCGTAGAGTCCAGGAATCCACACTGGACCACCCACCGTGCCACCGAAATCATTCTGTCTAAGAGCAGGTGTCGGCTTGCCATAGTGAGCGTTGAACCAGTCGTTCGAGTCGAAGACATCATTGCGGAGGTAGTCGAATACGCTACCGTGCAAAAAATTTGTTCCGGCGCGCGTTCCAAGCGAGAACTGACCTCCCGGCGACCGGCCAAACTCCGCGGAGTAAGTTGAGCTCTGCACGCGGAATTCCTGCAATGCATCGACCGAGATCAATGTCTGTGTTGTGCCTAGCGCGGTCGATCCTCCAAGTGTGCCTCCGGTAGAGGCCTCCCCTACGCCGCCTCCATTGCCTGAACCAATATTCGCGGTAACTCCGTCCACTGTGTAGTAGTTCGACTGCGTTCTCTGCCCATTCACGCTGAAGTCACCTCCAACTCCCACCACCTGGCCTGGGCTCTGGGGGCTCTGCGTCACAACACCTGGAGTCATGGAGATCAGATCTTGAAAACTTCGTCCGTTCAAGGGTAGGTTCTCGACGAACTTACGGTCGATGACCGTGCTGACGCTCGCGTCAGTTGTATTCAGTTCCGGAGAGTTGTCGTTCACTGTGAGGCTCTCTGATGCCGCCCCGACCGGTAGAACGAAATTGAGGCCGACAGCGCTCTGAACGTTGAGCACAACGTCAGCTTTGATGATCGTCTTGAAGCCACGCTTCGAGACCTGGACGTGATAATGGCCCGGCGGCAGGATCGGTACAAAGTACATCCCTGCATCGTTTGTTTTCGCGGAATTCACGACGCCCGTGGCGTCATTGGCAATCTCCACGTCCGCGTCCTGGATCAAGTTGCCCGCGATGTCCGTCACGCCACCGCTGATGGTCGCGTTGGTGGACTGACATAATGCGAGATTCGGGAGAAGAAAAACACAGACGAGGAATAGCCAGCGTTTCATAGAGCAGCGCTCCGAAGATGAAAGAGTGAATTGCTTTAACTCTATCTACGGGGCGCTGGCTGAAAAGGTACCAAGCTCAATCAAAGATGATTGGGTTGCATCTGCAGAAACGCGCGGAGGAGCTGCTTGCCGGTAGGCTTCGCACTTCCCCCCGGCGGCTCTACGGTGACGAAGACCATGTTCATTCGAGCGAGGGTCGTTGCATCATTGCAACGCAAGACCCATCTCTTGTTGTTGTCGTCTTGGTAGAACAACCCAAGGCTAGTTGGCTGCTTGTCGCTCCCGCTCCCCCAGGCCTGAAACGCTACTGATTGCTTTAGACCACCTTGCTTGTCGAGATCGAATCCGTAAAACACCAACGAGCGATCTTTCGTGTAGAAGATTCGTCCGAAAGGCTTGGCCGTCTTCCCTGCCTCGTTTGTGTCGAAGATATCAGCGATATATAGATCTCGAGCGCCGATCAGCTCTCGGATGTCGCGGTCGTGCGCCAGAAAATCTTTGTCGAGCGCAAGAATGCGTTCTTTATCACTGAGAGCCGTGTTGGTCTCGTTTAAAATAGAGTTGAGGTCGCGAAGCTTCGCCTCAAGCGAGGCCGCACGCGCGGCCTGTTGGTCCGCAGCTGTCTGACTGGACAGCAGCTTGTCGCGAAGCGACTGAAGATCTGACTGCGCCGAGGCG
This genomic window from Granulicella sibirica contains:
- a CDS encoding TonB-dependent receptor, with amino-acid sequence MKRWLFLVCVFLLPNLALCQSTNATISGGVTDIAGNLIQDADVEIANDATGVVNSAKTNDAGMYFVPILPPGHYHVQVSKRGFKTIIKADVVLNVQSAVGLNFVLPVGAASESLTVNDNSPELNTTDASVSTVIDRKFVENLPLNGRSFQDLISMTPGVVTQSPQSPGQVVGVGGDFSVNGQRTQSNYYTVDGVTANIGSGNGGGVGEASTGGTLGGSTALGTTQTLISVDALQEFRVQSSTYSAEFGRSPGGQFSLGTRAGTNFLHGSVFDYLRNDVFDSNDWFNAHYGKPTPALRQNDFGGTVGGPVWIPGLYDGRNQTFFFASYEGLRLTQPTAATIQYVPDDFMRQQAVDAMRPILNAFPLPNGIDYGTAASPNLAQFISPFSLPSKIDSTSVRIDHTLRPKIALFFRVGDTPSSTVARPYFARTTTSSNAQSYTLGATVQLSDQTTDEFRLGYARSDSAQIGALDNFGGATPIDLGAAMGAGSYQRAEPVIVMSVSDIGSPLLTTYDGRNASRQWNVIDTVSLLKGVHALKFGVDYRHIKSPITPPTVEPYAIFLSAQEVISGMPSLPYVFNFVPATPLFNQAAIFAQDEWSVHQRLHLSFGIRWELNPPPTEEHGRDAYTLLGDINNPATLTLARQGTSLWKTAWYNFAPRLGLAWTVHDQPGNEMVFRTGGGVFFDSANEVASLGYSGLGFQSFALQSGAEIPFTPGQLVVPVSVTAPYTSGTITAFPSHLQLPYTLQWNVSMQQALGRNQSLTLSYVAAEGRRLIGLQQKSLSVLNPNFDQVQYLASGVTSNYQSLQVKFQRSVAKGLQALASYTWSHSLDFGSNANALPLQRGNSDFDVRNNLQAGLSWELPGNFDSRVLSLFLKNWGVDGRLSTRSSFPVTLGGALTTNTANGNEYSGALNLVRGEPVYLYGSQYPGGRTINKAAFSLPATGAAGDAPRNFVRGFGSTQVNLAFRRDFPLHDLLVLHFRAESFNLLNHPSFGYVDPTYTDATFGQATQMLNASLGTVASQYQQGGPRSMQFALKMTF